A region of Raphanus sativus cultivar WK10039 unplaced genomic scaffold, ASM80110v3 Scaffold0928, whole genome shotgun sequence DNA encodes the following proteins:
- the LOC130503333 gene encoding protein PLASTID MOVEMENT IMPAIRED 1-like: MAAEYSGSRSSNTQLLAELEALSENLYQKPQAPVGRRTNSLALPRSSVPSLVTSAEDVTVPKPRSRRLSLSPWRSRPKLDVEEEENMTQNITIKTPEESSSLVGSKPKEERKGIWNWKPIRGLARIGMQKLSCLLSVEIVAAQNLPASMNGLRLGVCVRKKETKDGAVQTMPCRVSQGSADFEETLFIKCHVYYSPANGKGAPAKFEARPFLVYLFAVDAKELEFGRHVVDLSDLIQESVEKMSCEGARVRQWDMSWGLSGKAKGGELVLKLGFQIMEKDGGAGIYSKQGELGIKPSSKPKNFSGSFGRKQSKTSFSVPSPKMTSKSQAWTPASDVESASDLQRIEHLNLDEPEEKPAPAHPDSKKEDDQEPDFEVVDKGEDQEPEFEVVDKGVEFDDDLETEKSDGTISVVEMKEQPVNVDDPRHIVRLSELDSIAKQIKALESMMKDDTNGGEGEAESPRLDEEEQTVTKEFLQLLEDEESENLKFYQHKMEISELRSGESVDEESENYLSDLGKGIGCVVQTRDGGYLVSMNPFDTVVRRKDTPKLVMQISRQIVVLPEAGSATGFELFHRMAGSGKELNSKICSLMAMDELMGKTGEQVAFEGIASAIIQGRNKERANTSAARTVAAVKTMANAMNSGRRERIMTGIWNVEENPLASAEEVLAVSLQKLEEMVIEGLKIQADMVEDDAPFEVSAAKGQPNPLESTIPLDEWLKENRKQKTLTVLATVQLRDPTRRYEAVGGTVIVAVQAEEQEDGLKVGSLHVGGVKSNEAEKRRLTAAQWLVEYGLGKKGKKKSNVKRKEKEEEDEDLLWSLSSRVMADMWLKSIRNPDVKLHS, translated from the coding sequence ATGGCGGCTGAATATTCCGGCAGCCGAAGTTCCAACACACAGCTTCTGGCTGAACTGGAAGCCCTAAGTGAAAATCTTTACCAGAAACCTCAGGCACCAGTTGGTCGCAGAACTAATTCTCTCGCTCTCCCACGCAGCTCCGTACCGTCCCTCGTGACCTCTGCTGAGGATGTGACAGTACCAAAACCACGGTCTCGGCGTTTATCTCTGTCTCCATGGCGGTCGAGACCCAAGCTTGATGTAGAGGAGGAAGAGAATATGACTCAGAACATAACCATCAAGACACCGGAAGAGTCTTCTTCATTGGTGGGATCCAAACCCAAGGAAGAGAGAAAAGGGATATGGAACTGGAAACCCATCCGCGGGCTGGCCCGAATCGGAATGCAGAAGCTGAGCTGCTTGCTATCGGTAGAGATCGTGGCGGCACAGAACCTACCCGCGTCGATGAACGGTCTACGACTCGGGGTTTGCGTGAGGAAGAAGGAAACCAAAGATGGCGCTGTCCAGACGATGCCGTGTCGCGTTTCTCAAGGATCCGCGGATTTCGAGGAGACTCTATTCATCAAGTGCCACGTGTACTACTCGCCGGCTAATGGGAAAGGTGCTCCGGCGAAGTTTGAGGCTCGGCCGTTTTTGGTTTATCTTTTCGCGGTGGATGCTAAGGAGCTCGAGTTCGGAAGACACGTGGTGGACTTGAGCGATTTAATACAGGAGTCTGTTGAGAAGATGAGTTGTGAAGGAGCTAGGGTTAGGCAATGGGATATGAGTTGGGGGCTTTCAGGTAAAGCCAAAGGGGGTGAACTTGTTCTGAAACTAGGGTTTCAGATCATGGAGAAAGATGGTGGAGCTGGAATTTACAGTAAACAAGGTGAGTTAGGGATAAAACCGAGCAGTAAACCGAAGAATTTCTCCGGTTCCTTTGGGCGAAAGCAATCGAAAACATCGTTTAGTGTCCCGAGCCCGAAGATGACTAGCAAGAGCCAGGCGTGGACGCCAGCAAGTGACGTGGAGTCTGCATCTGATCTTCAGAGAATCGAGCATCTGAATCTGGATGAGCCGGAGGAGAAACCAGCTCCGGCTCATCCAGATTccaaaaaagaagatgatcaagAACCTGATTTTGAGGTTGTTGACAAAGGAGAAGATCAAGAACCTGAATTCGAAGTTGTGGACAAAGGAGTCGAGTTTGATGACGACCTGGAAACTGAGAAATCCGATGGAACCATATCCGTAGTAGAGATGAAGGAGCAACCTGTTAATGTTGATGATCCACGGCACATAGTAAGACTATCGGAGTTAGATTCTATTGCAAAGCAGATCAAAGCGCTTGAATCTATGATGAAAGATGATACTAATGGTGGGGAAGGGGAGGCAGAGTCACCAAGGCTCGATGAAGAGGAGCAGACTGTGACAAAGGAGTTCCTTCAGTTACTTGAGGATGAAGAATCCGAGAATCTCAAATTCTACCAGCACAAAATGGAGATCTCCGAGCTGCGGTCTGGTGAATCAGTAGACGAAGAGTCTGAGAATTACCTCTCGGATCTTGGGAAAGGCATCGGCTGTGTTGTTCAGACAAGGGACGGGGGATACTTGGTTTCTATGAACCCTTTTGATACGGTGGTCAGGAGGAAGGACACTCCTAAGCTCGTAATGCAAATCTCGAGACAGATTGTGGTACTGCCTGAAGCTGGATCGGCGACTGGATTCGAACTGTTTCATAGAATGGCGGGTTCGGGTAAGGAACTTAACTCAAAGATATGTTCGCTTATGGCGATGGACGAGCTCATGGGGAAAACAGGGGAACAAGTGGCTTTCGAAGGCATAGCGTCAGCGATCATACAAGGGAGGAACAAAGAGCGAGCGAACACAAGCGCAGCGCGAACTGTTGCAGCTGTTAAAACGATGGCTAACGCTATGAACAGCGGAAGAAGAGAGAGGATAATGACAGGAATCTGGAACGTGGAGGAGAATCCATTGGCTTCAGCAGAGGAGGTTTTAGCTGTTTCTTTACAGAAACTTGAAGAAATGGTGATTGAAGGACTAAAGATTCAAGCTGACATGGTGGAGGATGATGCTCCTTTTGAGGTTTCCGCTGCCAAAGGCCAGCCAAATCCACTTGAGTCCACCATCCCGCTTGACGAGTGGCTCAAGGAGAATCGCAAGCAGAAAACGCTGACGGTTCTTGCGACAGTGCAGCTCCGGGACCCGACGAGGAGATATGAGGCAGTGGGAGGGACAGTTATCGTGGCGGTGCAGGCTGAAGAGCAGGAGGATGGGCTAAAAGTGGGAAGCTTGCACGTTGGGGGAGTGAAGAGCAATGAGGCGGAGAAGCGAAGGTTGACTGCGGCGCAGTGGCTTGTGGAGTATGGATTGGGTAAGAAAGGTAAGAAGAAGAGTAATGTTAAGaggaaggagaaagaagaagaagatgaagatttGTTGTGGAGCTTGTCGTCTAGAGTTATGGCGGATATGTGGCTAAAATCTATAAGGAACCCTGATGTGAAGTTGCACAGTTGA